The genome window CATCCCGGAGCAGCGCACGCTGGCCGACTACATCGACGCCGTCCGCGGCGACAAGCAGAAGGGCTTCTGGCGCAACGCCGACGCCTACACCGTGTCGCTGCTCAAGGAGTACTGGGGCGAAAAAGCCACCGCGGACAACGACTTCTGCTACGACTACCTGCCGCGGATCAACGGCGACCACGGCACCTACCGCACGGTCATGGACATGGTCGACGGCAAGGTGTCCGGCTACTTCCTGCTCGGGCAGAACCCGGCCGTCGGGTCCGCGCACGGCCGCCTGCAGCGGCTCGGCATGGCCAACCTCGACTGGCTGGTCGTCCGCGACCTGACGATGATCGAAAGCGCCACCTTCTGGAAGGACGCGCCGGAGGTCGAAACCGGCGAGATCACGCCGGAGACGTGCCGCACCGAGGTGTTCTTCTTCCCCGCCGCCTCGCACGTCGAGAAGGAAGGGACGTTCACCCAGACCCAGCGGATGCTGCAGTGGCGCGAAAAGGCCGTCGAACCGGCCGGGGACCAGCGCTCGGACCTGTGGTTCTTCTACCACCTCGGCCGCAAGCTGCGTGAGCGGCTGGCCGGGTCCGCCGACGAGCGCGACCGGCCGCTGCTCGACCTCGCGTGGGACTACGCGGTGCACGGCGACGAGCCGTCGGCCGAAGACGTGCTGCGGCGGATCAGCGGCCAGGACCTCACGACCGGCAAGGACGTCAGCGGCTACCTCGAACTCAAGGCCGACGGCAGCACCTCGAGCGGCTGCTGGATCTACAGCGGCGTCTACGCCGACGGCGTCAACCAGGCCGCCCGCCGCAAGTCCCGGTTCGAGCAGGACCACCTGGCCCTCGAGTGGGGCTGGGTGTGGCCGCTGAACCGGCGGGTGCTCTACAACCGCGCGTCGGCCGATCCGCAGGGCCGGCCGTGGAGCGAGCGCAAGGCACTGGTGTGGTGGGACGCCGACGCCGGCGAATGGACCGGCCACGACGTGCCCGACTTCGAGAAGACCAAGCCGCCGGACCACGTGCCGCCGCCCGGTGCGGTGGGCCCGGCCGCGCTGCGCGGCGACGACCCGTTCATCATGCAGGCCGACGGGAAGGCGTGGCTGTTCGCGCCGTCCGGGCTGGCCGACGGCCCGCTGCCGACGCACTACGAGCCGCACGAGTCGCCGTTCCGCAACCCCTTCTACACGCAGCAGGGCAACCCGGCGCGGAAGGTCTACGGCCGCCGGGACAACCCGTCGAACCCGTCGCCGCCCGAGGCGCACGGCGAGGTGTTCCCGTTCGTCTTCACCGCCGCGCGGCTGACCGAGCACCACACCGCGGGCGGGATGAGCCGGACCCTGCCGTACCTGGCGGAGCTGCAGCCGGACCTGTTCGTCGAGGTCTCCCCCCAGCTCGCGGAGCTGCGCGGGCTGGAACACCTGGGCTGGGCGCACGTCGTCACCTCGCGGGCGGCCGTCGAGGCGCGCGTCTTCGTGACCGACCGGATGCGGCCGCTGCGGGTGCAGGACCGGGTCGTGCACCAGGTGTGGATGCCCTACCACTGGGGCGGTTCCGGGCTGGTGCCCGGCGACGTCGTGAACGACCTGTTCGGCGTCGTGGTGGACCCGAACGTGTTCATCCAGGAGAGCAAGGTCGCCACCTGCGACGTCCGGCTCGGCAAACGGCCGCGCGGCGCCGCGCTCACCGCGTACCTCGCCGAGTACCGGGATCGCGCGGGCATCACGCCGGACACGGGTACCCAGGTGGCGACGGTGCACGAGACCCGGCACGTCGAACCCGGCCACGAGGAGGACGGCACGTGAGTATCGAAGACCGGCTGTCCGGCCCGCTGCCGGACGTCGCCGGGGAAGCCGGGCACGCCGGGCACCCGCCGCGGGTGGGGTTCTTCACCGACACGTCGGTGTGCATCGGCTGCAAGGCCTGCGAAGTGGCCTGCAAGGAGTGGAACGCCGTCCCCGAAGACGGGCTGGACCTGCTCGGGATGTCGTTCGACAACACCGGCGCGCTGGGCGCGAACACCTGGCGGCACGTGGCTTTCGTCGAGCAGCCGCACCCGCCGAGCGGGCCGTCCACCGCTCCCCCGCCGGCCACTGCCGAGGACCTCGGCATGCCGTCGTTCGACCTGCCGGGCGCGAAGACCGGGGCCGACGGGCGGACCGACTTCCGCTGGCTGATGGCGTCGGACGTGTGCAAGCACTGCACCCACGCCGGCTGCCTCGACGTCTGCCCGACGGGCGCGCTGTTCCGCACCGAGTTCGGCTCGGTCGTGGTGCAGCAGGACATCTGCAACGGCTGCGGCTACTGCGTTTCCGGCTGCCCGTACGGCGTCATCGACCGGCGGCCGGACGACGGGCGCGCGCAGAAGTGCACGCTCTGCTACGACCGGCTGCACGACGGCCTCGAACCGGCCTGCGCCAAGGCGTGCCCGACCGACTCCATCCAGTTCGGCGAGCTCGACGAGCTGCGCGAGCGGGCCGCCCACCGCGTCGAGCAGCTGCACGAACGCGGCGTCACCGAGGCCCGGCTCTACGGGCACGACCCCACCGACGGGGTCGGCGGCACCGGCGCGTTCTTCCTGCTGCTGGACGAACCCGAGGTCTACGGCCTGCCGCCGGACCCGGTGGTGCCGACCCGCGAACTGCCCG of Amycolatopsis solani contains these proteins:
- the fdh gene encoding formate dehydrogenase, with amino-acid sequence MGPRKWLDSWPVYRQLTGADPLGRGKAAESPRSEALAPRTASADRVAKSVCPYCAVGCGQQVFVKDERVVQIEGDPHSPISRGRLCPKGSASKQLVTGPHREQTVRYRAPYATEWTDLDLETALDMVADRVLDARRKGWQDTDGNGAPLRRTTGIASLGGATLDNEENYLIKKLFTALGAIQIENQARIUHSATVPGLGTSFGRGGATDYQQDLQNADCVIIMGSNMAEAHPVGFQWVMEAKARGAQVLHIDPRFTRTSALADAHVPLRAGTDIAFLGGVINHILSNDLDFREYVVAYTNASFLVHEDYRDTEDLDGLFSGYDEATAAYDPATWHYQDAEPQDTGHSKETSPSDQHGSGGPALEGTNEEIAADPTLEDPRCVFQILKRHFARYTPEMVEATCGTPKELFQRVCDAWTSNSGRERTAALVYSVGWTQHSVGAQYIRAGSIIQLLLGNIGRPGGGVFALRGHASIQGSTDIPTLFNLLPGYLPMPIPEQRTLADYIDAVRGDKQKGFWRNADAYTVSLLKEYWGEKATADNDFCYDYLPRINGDHGTYRTVMDMVDGKVSGYFLLGQNPAVGSAHGRLQRLGMANLDWLVVRDLTMIESATFWKDAPEVETGEITPETCRTEVFFFPAASHVEKEGTFTQTQRMLQWREKAVEPAGDQRSDLWFFYHLGRKLRERLAGSADERDRPLLDLAWDYAVHGDEPSAEDVLRRISGQDLTTGKDVSGYLELKADGSTSSGCWIYSGVYADGVNQAARRKSRFEQDHLALEWGWVWPLNRRVLYNRASADPQGRPWSERKALVWWDADAGEWTGHDVPDFEKTKPPDHVPPPGAVGPAALRGDDPFIMQADGKAWLFAPSGLADGPLPTHYEPHESPFRNPFYTQQGNPARKVYGRRDNPSNPSPPEAHGEVFPFVFTAARLTEHHTAGGMSRTLPYLAELQPDLFVEVSPQLAELRGLEHLGWAHVVTSRAAVEARVFVTDRMRPLRVQDRVVHQVWMPYHWGGSGLVPGDVVNDLFGVVVDPNVFIQESKVATCDVRLGKRPRGAALTAYLAEYRDRAGITPDTGTQVATVHETRHVEPGHEEDGT
- a CDS encoding 4Fe-4S dicluster domain-containing protein; amino-acid sequence: MSIEDRLSGPLPDVAGEAGHAGHPPRVGFFTDTSVCIGCKACEVACKEWNAVPEDGLDLLGMSFDNTGALGANTWRHVAFVEQPHPPSGPSTAPPPATAEDLGMPSFDLPGAKTGADGRTDFRWLMASDVCKHCTHAGCLDVCPTGALFRTEFGSVVVQQDICNGCGYCVSGCPYGVIDRRPDDGRAQKCTLCYDRLHDGLEPACAKACPTDSIQFGELDELRERAAHRVEQLHERGVTEARLYGHDPTDGVGGTGAFFLLLDEPEVYGLPPDPVVPTRELPAMWKYAGVAASALLAAAVAAFGGRRR